A genome region from Tenebrio molitor chromosome 4, icTenMoli1.1, whole genome shotgun sequence includes the following:
- the LOC138127557 gene encoding cholinesterase 2-like isoform X1, with product MFYIYGGGFVEGNSLDHIYGPEYLLDQEVVIVVPNYRVGPFGTTRTVTILTNWTVLGFLSTQDMVVPGNNGLKDQLLALEWTHENIHLFGGDPKKITIFGQSAGSASVTYHLLHTESEGLFRGAICESGSFLCPWAYQRRAREYAFKTASLINENFKTNNDSQALLEFLQSVPAEELDEVSYQLSLTENHQNRQLLQGFFYAPVIEPEHDGAFLTKKMYGQLKSGDFVKVPTLMGFNSEENLIYASLPEWLEQAMVTYDANLDWLVPDDMDVYDVEKRKEIGAAIRSIYTGGAPLAELAVPSVRYYSDNLFTRSIRKQAELQSKFSDVYFYQFSYDGKLGNFSFTADGVENITHGEEIKYIWRMYDKYYDNSDLGKFPMADRTTQYRIQKIWADFAKYLNPTPRKSDLLQGIQWPKVTDEFQYVDILENLEIKRDPKNQTYLGWEEIYNSLGYDDFDTY from the exons ATGTTCTATATTTACGGTGGGGGTTTTGTCGAGGGTAACTCATTAGATCACATCTACGGACCTGAGTATTTATTGGATCAAGAGGTGGTGATTGTGGTACCGAATTACCGCGTCGGTCCTTTCGGTACGACTCGCACCGTTACGATTCTGACTAATTGGACGGTTTTAGGGTTTTTGTCAACACAAGACATGGTAGTACCTGGGAACAACGGCCTAAAGGATCAACTCCTGGCCCTAGAGTGGACCCACGAGAACATACACCTCTTCGGTGGAGAtccgaagaaaattacaatttttggtCAAAGTGCTGGCTCGGCTTCCGTCACTTATCACCTCCTGCACACTGAATCCGAAG GATTATTCAGAGGCGCCATATGCGAGAGCGGATCTTTTCTTTGTCCTTGGGCGTACCAGCGCAGAGCTCGAGAGTACGCGTTCAAGACCGCATCtctaattaatgaaaatttcaaaactaataacgACTCTCAAGCTCTTTTGGAATTCCTGCAAAGTGTTCCCGCGGAAGAACTCGACGAAGTTTCGTACCAACTAAGCTTGACG GAAAATCATCAGAATCGACAGTTACTTCAAGGCTTCTTTTACGCTCCTGTCATCGAACCAGAGCACGATGGTGCTTTTCtcaccaaaaaaatgtacggACAGCTCAAAAGTGGTGATTTTGTCAAAGTACCGACTCTGATGGGTTTCAATTCAGAAGAGAACCTAATCTATGCTAGTC TACCTGAGTGGTTGGAGCAAGCAATGGTCACCTACGATGCCAACCTAGACTGGTTAGTACCTGACGATATGGATGTTTACGATGTTGAAAAACGAAAAGAAATAGGAGCTGCGATTAGAAGTATCTACACAGGAGGTGCCCCATTAGCAGAGCTTGCAGTACCATCTGTTAGG TATTACAGTGACAACTTGTTTACGAGATCCATCAGGAAGCAAGCTGAACTCCAGTCGAAATTCAGCGATGTCTATTTCTACCAGTTTTCCTATGACGGCAAACTAGGCAACTTCTCGTTCACAGCGGATG GGGTCGAGAATATAACTCATGGAGAGGAAATCAAATACATCTGGCGAATGTACGACAAGTACTACGATAACTCCGACTTGGGAAAGTTTCCAATGGCGGACAGAACTACTCAGTACCGAATCCAAAAAATCTGGGCAGATTTTGCGAAATATTT AAATCCTACACCTAGAAAGAGTGATCTGCTGCAAGGTATCCAGTGGCCAAAAGTCACAGACGAGTTTCAGTACGTtgacattttggaaaatttggaaatCAAGAGAGATCCCAAAAATCAGACTTATCTTGGGTGGGAGGAGATTTACAACAGTTTAGGATATGATGATTTTGACACATATTAA
- the LOC138127557 gene encoding cholinesterase 2-like isoform X2, producing the protein MFYIYGGGFVEGNSLDHIYGPEYLLDQEVVIVVPNYRVGPFGFLSTQDMVVPGNNGLKDQLLALEWTHENIHLFGGDPKKITIFGQSAGSASVTYHLLHTESEGLFRGAICESGSFLCPWAYQRRAREYAFKTASLINENFKTNNDSQALLEFLQSVPAEELDEVSYQLSLTENHQNRQLLQGFFYAPVIEPEHDGAFLTKKMYGQLKSGDFVKVPTLMGFNSEENLIYASLPEWLEQAMVTYDANLDWLVPDDMDVYDVEKRKEIGAAIRSIYTGGAPLAELAVPSVRYYSDNLFTRSIRKQAELQSKFSDVYFYQFSYDGKLGNFSFTADGVENITHGEEIKYIWRMYDKYYDNSDLGKFPMADRTTQYRIQKIWADFAKYLNPTPRKSDLLQGIQWPKVTDEFQYVDILENLEIKRDPKNQTYLGWEEIYNSLGYDDFDTY; encoded by the exons ATGTTCTATATTTACGGTGGGGGTTTTGTCGAGGGTAACTCATTAGATCACATCTACGGACCTGAGTATTTATTGGATCAAGAGGTGGTGATTGTGGTACCGAATTACCGCGTCGGTCCTTTCG GGTTTTTGTCAACACAAGACATGGTAGTACCTGGGAACAACGGCCTAAAGGATCAACTCCTGGCCCTAGAGTGGACCCACGAGAACATACACCTCTTCGGTGGAGAtccgaagaaaattacaatttttggtCAAAGTGCTGGCTCGGCTTCCGTCACTTATCACCTCCTGCACACTGAATCCGAAG GATTATTCAGAGGCGCCATATGCGAGAGCGGATCTTTTCTTTGTCCTTGGGCGTACCAGCGCAGAGCTCGAGAGTACGCGTTCAAGACCGCATCtctaattaatgaaaatttcaaaactaataacgACTCTCAAGCTCTTTTGGAATTCCTGCAAAGTGTTCCCGCGGAAGAACTCGACGAAGTTTCGTACCAACTAAGCTTGACG GAAAATCATCAGAATCGACAGTTACTTCAAGGCTTCTTTTACGCTCCTGTCATCGAACCAGAGCACGATGGTGCTTTTCtcaccaaaaaaatgtacggACAGCTCAAAAGTGGTGATTTTGTCAAAGTACCGACTCTGATGGGTTTCAATTCAGAAGAGAACCTAATCTATGCTAGTC TACCTGAGTGGTTGGAGCAAGCAATGGTCACCTACGATGCCAACCTAGACTGGTTAGTACCTGACGATATGGATGTTTACGATGTTGAAAAACGAAAAGAAATAGGAGCTGCGATTAGAAGTATCTACACAGGAGGTGCCCCATTAGCAGAGCTTGCAGTACCATCTGTTAGG TATTACAGTGACAACTTGTTTACGAGATCCATCAGGAAGCAAGCTGAACTCCAGTCGAAATTCAGCGATGTCTATTTCTACCAGTTTTCCTATGACGGCAAACTAGGCAACTTCTCGTTCACAGCGGATG GGGTCGAGAATATAACTCATGGAGAGGAAATCAAATACATCTGGCGAATGTACGACAAGTACTACGATAACTCCGACTTGGGAAAGTTTCCAATGGCGGACAGAACTACTCAGTACCGAATCCAAAAAATCTGGGCAGATTTTGCGAAATATTT AAATCCTACACCTAGAAAGAGTGATCTGCTGCAAGGTATCCAGTGGCCAAAAGTCACAGACGAGTTTCAGTACGTtgacattttggaaaatttggaaatCAAGAGAGATCCCAAAAATCAGACTTATCTTGGGTGGGAGGAGATTTACAACAGTTTAGGATATGATGATTTTGACACATATTAA
- the LOC138127550 gene encoding carboxylic ester hydrolase-like isoform X1, with protein MSIFAISLVISILIIFSLVDVEEKQSTGGTLVRLPNGLIKGRISLTTTKRPYWAFQKVPFASPPVGNLRFRPPVPPKNWYGVLETTKNDITCYQVPSDSPLESEDCLYLNVYTPRYPTKLWNWSLPVMFYIYGGGFIEGNSLDHIYGPEFLLDRDVVIVVANYRVGPFGFLSTQDMVVPGNNGLKDQLLALQWTHDNIHLFGGDPTKITLFGQSAGSASVTYHLLHTESEGLFRGAICESGSFLCPWAYQRRAREYAFKTASLINEEFKTNNDSQALLEFLQSVPAKELDTASYQLSLTEDHQNRQLFQGFYYAPVIEPEHDGAFLTKKMYGQLKSGDFIKVPTLMGFNSEENVYFAYLTEWLTLAMATYDSNLDWLVPDDMNVYDVEKRREIGAAIRSIYTGGATLVEHAIPSVRYYSDNSFTRSIRKQAELQSKFCDVYFYQFSYDGKLGNFSFTVDGAENITHGEENKYIWRMYDDYYDNSDLAIFPMADRITQYRVQKIWTDFAKYLNPTPRSSDLLQGIEWPKVTEEFQYVDILKNLEIKRDPKNETYPGWMAIYDSLGYDDFDTY; from the exons ATGTCCATCTTTGCTATCTCTTTGGTAATCTCCATCTTAATAATCTTCTCTCTTGTAGATGTGGAG GAGAAACAGTCCACAGGTGGGACCCTGGTACGACTTCCTAATGGACTCATCAAGGGACGCATATCATTGACCACCACGAAGCGCCCTTATTGGGCCTTCCAAAAGGTACCATTTGCATCTCCTCCAGTTGGAAACTTAAGGTTTCGTCCTCCGGTACCGCCGAAAAATTGGTACGGAGTACTAGAAACTACCAAGAATGACATCACTTGTTATCAAGTACCTTCAGACTCGCCTCTAGAATCCGAAGATTGCCTGTATTTAAACGTGTACACTCCGAGG TACCCTACCAAATTATGGAACTGGTCCCTTCCTGTAATGTTCTACATCTATGGTGGTGGCTTCATCGAGGGTAACTCTCTGGATCACATCTACGGCCCTGAATTTCTACTGGATCGAGATGTGGTGATTGTGGTGGCAAATTACCGCGTCGGTCCTTTCG GATTTTTGTCAACACAGGACATGGTGGTACCTGGAAATAATGGCCTAAAGGATCAACTCCTGGCCCTACAGTGGACCCACGACAACATCCATCTCTTCGGTGGAGATCCGACaaaaattacactttttgGTCAAAGTGCTGGCTCGGCTTCTGTCACTTATCACCTCCTCCACACAGAATCCGAAG GATTATTCAGAGGCGCCATATGCGAGAGCGGATCTTTTCTTTGTCCTTGGGCGTACCAACGCAGAGCTCGAGAGTACGCGTTCAAGACCGCATCTctaataaatgaagaattcaAAACTAACAACGACTCTCAAGCTCTTTTGGAATTCCTGCAAAGTGTTCCCGCTAAAGAACTCGACACAGCTTCGTACCAATTAAGCTTGACG GAAGACCATCAGAATCGACAGTTATTTCAAGGCTTCTATTACGCTCCTGTCATCGAACCAGAGCACGATGGTGCTTTCCtcaccaaaaaaatgtacggGCAGCTCAAAAGCGGTGATTTTATCAAAGTACCGACTCTGATGGGCTTCAATTCGGAAGAAAATGTGTACTTTGCTTATC TAACTGAGTGGTTGACACTTGCAATGGCCACTTACGACTCTAATCTAGACTGGTTAGTACCTGACGATATGAATGTTTACGATGTTGAAAAACGAAGAGAAATAGGAGCCGCGATTAGAAGTATTTACACAGGAGGTGCTACTTTGGTCGAGCACGCCATACCGTCAGTTAGG TATTACAGTGACAACTCGTTTACGAGATCTATTAGGAAACAAGCTGAACTTCAGTCGAAATTCTGTGATGTCTACTTCTACCAATTTTCCTATGACGGCAAACTAGGCAACTTCTCGTTCACAGTGGATG GGGCCGAGAACATAACTCACGGAGAAGAGAACAAATATATTTGGCGAATGTACGACGACTACTATGACAACTCCGACTTGGCAATTTTTCCGATGGCGGACAGGATCACGCAGTACAGAGTTCAAAAAATCTGGACAGATTTTGCGAAATATTT AAACCCTACACCCAGAAGCAGTGATCTTCTACAAGGAATTGAGTGGCCAAAAGTTACAGAAGAGTTTCAATACGttgacattttgaaaaacttggAAATCAAGAGAGATCCAAAAAATGAGACTTATCCAGGATGGATGGCGATTtacgacagtttaggatatgaCGATTTTGACACATATTGA
- the LOC138127550 gene encoding carboxylic ester hydrolase-like isoform X2, translated as MSIFAISLVISILIIFSLVDVESTGGTLVRLPNGLIKGRISLTTTKRPYWAFQKVPFASPPVGNLRFRPPVPPKNWYGVLETTKNDITCYQVPSDSPLESEDCLYLNVYTPRYPTKLWNWSLPVMFYIYGGGFIEGNSLDHIYGPEFLLDRDVVIVVANYRVGPFGFLSTQDMVVPGNNGLKDQLLALQWTHDNIHLFGGDPTKITLFGQSAGSASVTYHLLHTESEGLFRGAICESGSFLCPWAYQRRAREYAFKTASLINEEFKTNNDSQALLEFLQSVPAKELDTASYQLSLTEDHQNRQLFQGFYYAPVIEPEHDGAFLTKKMYGQLKSGDFIKVPTLMGFNSEENVYFAYLTEWLTLAMATYDSNLDWLVPDDMNVYDVEKRREIGAAIRSIYTGGATLVEHAIPSVRYYSDNSFTRSIRKQAELQSKFCDVYFYQFSYDGKLGNFSFTVDGAENITHGEENKYIWRMYDDYYDNSDLAIFPMADRITQYRVQKIWTDFAKYLNPTPRSSDLLQGIEWPKVTEEFQYVDILKNLEIKRDPKNETYPGWMAIYDSLGYDDFDTY; from the exons ATGTCCATCTTTGCTATCTCTTTGGTAATCTCCATCTTAATAATCTTCTCTCTTGTAGATGTGGAG TCCACAGGTGGGACCCTGGTACGACTTCCTAATGGACTCATCAAGGGACGCATATCATTGACCACCACGAAGCGCCCTTATTGGGCCTTCCAAAAGGTACCATTTGCATCTCCTCCAGTTGGAAACTTAAGGTTTCGTCCTCCGGTACCGCCGAAAAATTGGTACGGAGTACTAGAAACTACCAAGAATGACATCACTTGTTATCAAGTACCTTCAGACTCGCCTCTAGAATCCGAAGATTGCCTGTATTTAAACGTGTACACTCCGAGG TACCCTACCAAATTATGGAACTGGTCCCTTCCTGTAATGTTCTACATCTATGGTGGTGGCTTCATCGAGGGTAACTCTCTGGATCACATCTACGGCCCTGAATTTCTACTGGATCGAGATGTGGTGATTGTGGTGGCAAATTACCGCGTCGGTCCTTTCG GATTTTTGTCAACACAGGACATGGTGGTACCTGGAAATAATGGCCTAAAGGATCAACTCCTGGCCCTACAGTGGACCCACGACAACATCCATCTCTTCGGTGGAGATCCGACaaaaattacactttttgGTCAAAGTGCTGGCTCGGCTTCTGTCACTTATCACCTCCTCCACACAGAATCCGAAG GATTATTCAGAGGCGCCATATGCGAGAGCGGATCTTTTCTTTGTCCTTGGGCGTACCAACGCAGAGCTCGAGAGTACGCGTTCAAGACCGCATCTctaataaatgaagaattcaAAACTAACAACGACTCTCAAGCTCTTTTGGAATTCCTGCAAAGTGTTCCCGCTAAAGAACTCGACACAGCTTCGTACCAATTAAGCTTGACG GAAGACCATCAGAATCGACAGTTATTTCAAGGCTTCTATTACGCTCCTGTCATCGAACCAGAGCACGATGGTGCTTTCCtcaccaaaaaaatgtacggGCAGCTCAAAAGCGGTGATTTTATCAAAGTACCGACTCTGATGGGCTTCAATTCGGAAGAAAATGTGTACTTTGCTTATC TAACTGAGTGGTTGACACTTGCAATGGCCACTTACGACTCTAATCTAGACTGGTTAGTACCTGACGATATGAATGTTTACGATGTTGAAAAACGAAGAGAAATAGGAGCCGCGATTAGAAGTATTTACACAGGAGGTGCTACTTTGGTCGAGCACGCCATACCGTCAGTTAGG TATTACAGTGACAACTCGTTTACGAGATCTATTAGGAAACAAGCTGAACTTCAGTCGAAATTCTGTGATGTCTACTTCTACCAATTTTCCTATGACGGCAAACTAGGCAACTTCTCGTTCACAGTGGATG GGGCCGAGAACATAACTCACGGAGAAGAGAACAAATATATTTGGCGAATGTACGACGACTACTATGACAACTCCGACTTGGCAATTTTTCCGATGGCGGACAGGATCACGCAGTACAGAGTTCAAAAAATCTGGACAGATTTTGCGAAATATTT AAACCCTACACCCAGAAGCAGTGATCTTCTACAAGGAATTGAGTGGCCAAAAGTTACAGAAGAGTTTCAATACGttgacattttgaaaaacttggAAATCAAGAGAGATCCAAAAAATGAGACTTATCCAGGATGGATGGCGATTtacgacagtttaggatatgaCGATTTTGACACATATTGA
- the LOC138127549 gene encoding leucine-rich repeat-containing G-protein coupled receptor 4-like, whose amino-acid sequence MRSAKSTGSISLMITIVICLLCLLFPLQTTACEFFPLDETRSYSITICSNVSSLLELSPPQEPQNFEHFVEISQSKIDSIPASAFVKFGTCSKLFLTQNHVKTIQKGAFEGLTELRELLLDQNELSEVPSEVYTSLTQLEVLNLANNKIEKVHKLAFAGLESLVEINLENNKIGRVDGGVFASQKQLQLLDLSGNPLKEFDGEGLSSLSALILSDTELSRFDNDWSKLKMQILNLSSSKLERVDFSRFPQAEKIYLSDNEIQAVTNLDKLEASFVSLDNNQITTINGTFADVSLVNLQHNKLEVLSNSLFSESASVFSLDLSFNSISTIERDTFRGLDKLEILHLEYNNISTLDPKLFADLMELKYLDLSHNNIQSLQFGTFNNLIQLKVLNISDNKLTSLQENGLLAVISLEEIVFHNNQISTLDVETLLQFKGRLRIISLNNNSWNCQEVANTYVKLVANRSLDFPGLSEEGENFYGIACTSKKKSEWEDSDMGRFFNEDFKKSKFFQYFESEYRNSDFFKFLDGYKSSKKSVPEKLVSLEPSVTNVSSNVIVFGVAMQVVIAVLLLLNLLRKRQKLRRYHA is encoded by the exons ATGAGAAGTGCAAAATCCACCGGTTCTATTTCTTTAA TGATTACAATTGTAATATGCTTGCTTTGTCTTCTTTTCCCCTTGCAAACAACCGCTTGCGAATTTTTCCCACTTGACGAAACTAGAAGTTACTCCATAACAATATGTTCCAACGTTTCTTCGCTCCTGGAACTCTCTCCTCCACAAGAACCTCAAAACTTCGAACACTTCGTCGAGATCTCACAGTCCAAAATCGACTCAATCCCCGCTTCGGCTTTTGTTAAGTTCGGGACATGCTCCAAGCTGTTCTTAACCCAAAACCACGTCAAAACGATACAGAAAGGAGCTTTCGAAGGATTGACCGAGTTGAGGGAGTTGCTCCTGGACCAGAACGAACTGAGTGAAGTCCCGAGTGAGGTCTACACTTCGCTGACGCAGTTGGAGGTTTTAAATTTGGCCAACAACAAGATAGAAAAGGTCCACAAGTTAGCCTTTGCGGGACTCGAGAGTTTGGTCGAGATTAACTTGGAGAACAACAAAATCGGGAGGGTTGATGGGGGAGTGTTTGCCTCCCAGAAGCAACTGCAACTGTTGGACCTGTCGGGAAATCCGCTCAAAGAGTTTGACGGGGAGGGTCTGTCGAGTCTCAGTGCCCTGATCCTGAGCGACACTGAGTTGAGTCGATTTGACAACGACTGGTCCAAGCTCAAAATgcagattttaaatttgtcgtcGAGTAAGTTAGAGAGGGTGGATTTTTCGCGGTTTCCCCAAGCCGAGAAGATCTACTTGTCCGACAACGAGATTCAAGCGGTCACAAATCTGGACAAGCTGGAGGCGTCTTTTGTCAGTCTGGACAACAACCAGATCACCACGATCAACGGCACGTTCGCTGATGTCTCTCTGGTCAACCTCCAACACAACAAACTGGAGGTTTTGAGCAACTCTCTCTTCAGCGAGTCCGCCTCTGTGTTCTCCCTAGATTTGAGCTTCAACTCCATCTCTACCATCGAGCGGGACACCTTCCGGGGCCTGGACAAGCTCGAGATTTTGCATTTGGAGTACAACAACATCTCAACACTCGACCCCAAGTTGTTCGCCGATTTGATGGAACTAAAGTACCTGGATTTGTCCCACAACAACATCCAGAGTCTGCAGTTTGGCACCTTCAACAACTTGATTCAACTGAAAGTGTTGAACATTTCTGACAATAAGCTGACAAGTCTGCAGGAGAATGGACTTCTGGCTGTCATCAGCCTGGAGGAAATAGTCTTTCACAACAACCAGATCTCCACTCTCGACGTCGAAACTCTTCTGCAGTTCAAGGGCCGGTTGAGAATCATTTCTTTGAACAACAACTCCTGGAATTGTCAAGAAGTTGCCAACACTTATGTGAAACTAGTGGCCAATCGCTCTCTAGACTTTCCGGGCTTGTCCGAAGAAGGGGAAAACTTCTACGGGATCGCATGTACCAGTAAAAAGAAGAGTGAGTGGGAAGATTCAGACATGGGAAGATTTTTCAATGAGGACTTCAAGAAGTCCAAGTTTTTCCAATATTTTGAGAGCGAGTACAGGAACAGCGACTTCTTCAAGTTCTTGGACGGTTACAAATCCTCGAAGAAGTCAGTACCGGAAAAACTGGTTTCGCTAGAACCATCAGTCACAAATGTTAGTAGCAATGTTATTGTTTTTGGAGTTGCAATGCAAGTTGTCATTGCTGTGTTGCTCTTACTCAACCTCTTAAGAAAAAGACAGAAGCTTAGAAGGTATCATGCTTGA
- the LOC138127548 gene encoding leucine-rich repeat-containing protein 15-like, whose product MQQFLIIILLLGGTFGCLEELDETLTITCSNTNSIQEISYKYKNQTYDQFLQITNSRITTLHPNELSRFSTIVKLFLRQLHIREVLPGAFDGLSTLKELYLDGNELTLVKKGVFNSLQVLEVLNLGNNQILRFEQMALAGASSLAKLDLRNNNISSIDSDFFNRMTILMYLDLSGNPLEKLPMKDLTYINTLNLQQTAVNRLDEDLSQNNLTFGVFNLSSNHISRVDFSLFPSAYTLDLSHCNVVLMENCQDLDSVYLYLAENRITTIQGGFKGLRHLDLRDNRLRSVTNSLLRQSPQITHVDLAYNSIATIEKKAFENLTQLVFLDLSCNDITSLDLALFKDLTNLRVLNVSRNNIKQIKFGTFNQLAKLITLDISHNYLTEMDPYTFKSLSDLEYLNFDNNRISSFRSNEFNNNLPSLETISFRGNLWRCKELIRMTSFFKSLKINVIAGTTFNSDNHRGIPCSQEKHLNYSDSSGKLPAADLQKIINEAVKDSDLARFLNEDFDKSNFAEFFQKEYKETGFFQFLKEFREARSETAQRLISSQDLSNLEGSNILILSVGLQIVMCCLLLLAVYSILALLRQNRVTYGATRWSRVELS is encoded by the coding sequence atgcaaCAGTTTCTCATCATTATACTACTGCTGGGTGGCACTTTTGGGTGCTTGGAAGAGTTGGACGAGACACTGACCATTACGTGTTCAAACACTAACTCCATTCAAGAAATCTCCTACAAGTACAAAAACCAGACCTACGACCAGTTCTTGCAGATTACCAATTCCAGAATCACTACATTGCATCCGAACGAATTGTCACGTTTCTCGACCATTGTCAAGCTATTTCTGAGACAACTCCACATTCGAGAAGTTCTACCAGGGGCATTCGACGGTTTATCAACTCTTAAGGAGCTGTACTTGGACGGGAACGAGTTGACTCTAGTGAAAAAAGGAGTTTTCAATTCTCTACAAGTGTTGgaagttttaaatttgggCAACAACCAGATCCTTCGATTTGAACAGATGGCACTCGCTGGTGCGTCCAGTTTGGCAAAGCTTGACCTTCGCAACAACAACATATCAAGCATTGACAGCGATTTCTTCAACAGGATGACCATTTTAATGTATTTGGACTTGTCAGGGAACCCTTTGGAGAAGTTACCAATGAAGGACTTGACCTACATAAACAcgttaaatttacaacaaacTGCGGTAAACCGTCTTGATGAAGACCTCTCGCAAAACAACTTGACATTTGGAGTGTTCAATTTATCTTCCAATCACATATCTAGAGTggatttttcattatttcctTCGGCTTATACATTGGATTTGTCACATTGTAACGTTGTTCTAATGGAGAATTGTCAAGATCTTGACTCAGTTTATCTTTATTTGGCCGAGAATCGAATCACGACGATTCAGGGAGGATTTAAGGGACTACGTCATCTAGATCTGCGAGATAATCGCTTAAGATCTGTCACCAACTCATTGTTGCGCCAATCACCACAGATCACACATGTGGACTTGGCTTATAACAGTATTGCGACAATCGAGAAGAAAGCGTTTGAAAACTTGACCCAACTAGTGTTCCTAGATTTGAGTTGCAATGACATAACCAGCCTTGATCTAGCTTTGTTCAAGGATTTGACAAATCTTCGAGTTCTCAACGTGTCTCGCAAcaacattaaacaaattaaatttggaaCTTTTAACCAATTAGCCAAACTGATCACACTTGACATCTCCCACAACTACTTAACAGAGATGGACCCCTACACTTTCAAATCGTTGTCCGATCTGGAATATCTCAACTTTGATAACAACCGGATTTCTTCCTTTAGGAGCAACGAATTCAACAACAATTTGCCGTCTTTGGAAACCATTTCCTTTCGAGGCAATCTCTGGCGGTGTAAAGAGCTCATCAGAATGACCAGTTTCTTCAAGAGTTTGAAGATAAACGTAATTGCAGGTACTACTTTCAACTCTGACAATCATCGAGGAATTCCTTGTTCTCAGGAGAAACACTTGAACTATTCGGATTCTTCCGGCAAGCTTCCTGCTGCAGATTTGCAAAAGATTATCAACGAAGCAGTCAAAGATTCGGACCTGGCACGATTCTTAAACGAAGACTTTGACAAATCCAACTTTGCGgagtttttccaaaaagagTACAAAGAAACCGGattctttcaatttttaaaggaGTTTAGAGAGGCGAGGAGTGAGACTGCTCAGCGACTTATTTCTTCTCAAGATTTGTCAAATCTGGAGGGATCAAATATTCTTATTTTAAGTGTTGGGCTCCAGATTGTCATGTGCTGCTTGCTACTCTTAGCAGTTTATTCGATTCTTGCTCTTTTGAGGCAGAATAGAGTAACTTACGGCGCCACACGGTGGTCTCGAGTTGAATTATCTTAA